In Capsicum annuum cultivar UCD-10X-F1 chromosome 8, UCD10Xv1.1, whole genome shotgun sequence, the genomic window ATGAAtcttattcattttatttcaattgGCCATTAAATTGAACCAAAACTTCTAAGGGCTTTAATTGAAACATAAGAGTTTAAGAGAGTGAAATTAAAGAAGGAAAGGGGTTGAGTGGGAAGTTTGTAAGGAATATTAAGGGTGTAACTGCAGCGGCGGACCCAGGATTTAAGGATAATGAgttcttaaaaaattttaaaatgaaaatcgCCTTAATGAGGTTCGAACCCAGGACCTCCTTCCAATGAAGGACCTTAAGATCAACCCAAATGCCaatgcacccaaccaactttttTTTATAGTGGatgcttttatatattttatacctattttcatatagtttttatgtaattatacctattctgcGTCAAGTTTAGTAggtgccggagcaccccaaaaTAGAACGTAGGTCTGCCCTGGGTGCAAGTGATTGAAAATTCAGGTGCTAATGGTAGggagtaaaaagagaaaaagaagtgtTTGACAGTGAGAACTACTTACGTGTGATATGCAAATTTGCCTAAagagatatgaaaacaaagaaagtTTATGGATGGGAAGAGTATAGGAAGAAATAGTTGATCGAGAAAAGTGGTTAATGAGAAAATCGTGATGCATTAAAGTGGTTAGGAAATATAATCACTATTTCTGGCAAGAATAGtacctacccgtcccttagcctgcGTTACAATCCAAAACATTCTACTTTATCTTAAACTTAGATGGTCTTATATTAGTAGAGTAGTACACTAAggtcaagcttatggttcatcatATGTGCATGTGAAGTTCTTTATGAGAGTGAACGTAATTTCATTCTTATACACAGTCCTGTGATAAATTGTATACTTGTTAGTGAATATGGGTAACTCCCTTGTTGTGACGGCACATTATTGATAAAAGATAAGTGACAATTTGATTTCTTAGTTGAGTAAATTGCATGTGTTATTATAGAGTCACTTTTTGAGGTTGAGAGGTTTCAATGTGGTTGGTTATGTGTTTTAAAGTGTTGAATAAAGCTTGCTTGATAAGAATATGTCATTTCTATTAGTCGTTGTAGTGCCAACTTTAGTAATGTTGTTCAATTGGTAATATTGAAGCTCTCCTTGTGGTATGGGTTTAAGAGAGTTGTTCAGGGACGAATAAGgcattaagtatggggtggtgatcttggacGTATTTATACGTCCAAGAGTTATTTAGTATCCATGTTATAGCTTGGattgaaaattaatttgattatattctcataaattttgattcaaatgttTCCATGTACTAATGTATGTGATCAGTCAATTTTGTAGGTTGAAAGTGTATATGAAGCGAGCTAATCttgaattaaagattaaaatctttatGAATGAAATTAAATACCGAATCATGGAATACTGGACACGCTAAAAATTGATATATGGAGTCAAATCCGTACCACGAAAAAAATTATGGAATATCCCAATCCATGACACGGATCAAGAGTACAATATTGGAAGTTAAAAGTTGGAACACAACAAATCCAGGTGAAGTGAAAGTTGCCTAAAAATTGTATAAATTGTTTCATTTTTCGTCATTACAAAATGTCATAAGTGAGCAGTTTTATATAATGTCACACATGAGTAATTTTAAGGACAAGcttataaaataaagtaaaatacatgaTAAAGCTATTATAAAAAGGTAAGTTAAATGACAAAgtataattattagataataaataaagagaaggaaaaaaagataaCGACGCAATCACTAATGATCATTACATAAAATGAGTCATTTTGTCATTGCATTACGATGAAATtaataacacaatacaataaaatttaaataataatttaaataaatattatatttacaccaacaccaataccttccaatttaattcaacaattaataatgcaatcataattAAATATGTCGGCACAAATGTTTGTTGTTTGTTATTGTAGGCATTAAATCAataatattcttttaatttctccgcctatttctctctctctcattctttctttttttaattcattcttGATACATAAAGTGTTttctatacttttctttttttaattcattcttGATTCATAAAGTGTTTTCTATACTTAAGAGTAATCCATATATACAAAATATGGCGTTTCACATAATCTATGATCACTATACGTGATATTCTTGAAGTAGggttttcctttttaaaaaaagattatttaaggATTATTATAATTGAATTTTGGGTTTATTGTGtctttaatttgaaatttctCTTTGTTGGAAAATTTCTATTAGAGAAAGTTATCAGGTTTTCCTTGGGCATTTTAAAGAATTTTACGTTTTACAACTCCAAAAGTGGCTATTGGTGGTGAGAGGTATTCTGTGGAAATAGTGGAATTGTACGTAAGCTGGCCCAACACAattgttaaaataaaatattggttTGGGTTAGGCgttcttttttttcatgtttttttttcttctttcatttaataattactCAGTTAGCTAACccatgaatcatgatatttaattGCTAGGCTTATGTCAACGTTGTATAGTTGTTGTTTGAACATGTCAAGTATAGTTAATGACTTAAAAAAAGAACTTTTAAAGAGAATTGTAGCGTAAAGCACATACTTAGATTTTTTATATGCATGCTTACTCAAGTCGATAGTTAtagaaaataacctctctacctttACAAATTAGGGATAAGCCTGCATGTGCACTACCTTTCCTAGACTCTACTTGCGAAATTAcgttgagtatgttgttgttgtaacttgAAGAACATAACAGAACTATGAAAAGTAATGGGATTTTTGTATATGGAATGTGTGTTTAGCGGATAGCTAATTCTAGTGGAAATTTCCTTGAGAAGGTATAGTCACTTTTGGAAAATTTAGACTTGCTAAATTGAGAAGTTCTTTAAATTCAGAAcattttgtgtgttttgtgtctCAAATAATATACTAAATGTGGTTCATTATGTATAGGTGGGAAAATAATGGAGTTATTCAAGGACATAAACTTGGACCATTTTGTCAAAAGTGGATAACTTGGAGTTTTTAGGGTAAACTGGATAGTGATATAAACTTGATTGATAGCTAGTACCATTGTTTATTATGATGAAGTACATACAAAGTGTTTGAGTATAAGAATTATAACTCAACATAAGctttattttacccttttaatTATTCTATGTGATGGCGCAAACTAATGCAACATACCTCAGATTCACCAATGGTTCTACCTTAGTTTTGGTGAAGAAGATAAAATAACGAGGAAATAAAAACAGAGTAGTGCATGAATTACGAAACTTAGTTTTACGGCTCTTACTTGATAACTTCAAGAAGTGGCCATTTTGCATAAGGTATTGTCACATTGGTACTTTAGTCTTTCTTGATTATAAGGTTTATGTTATTATTGGGTGTGGTAATTAAAAGTTGTTTCTTGTCCCCTTACTATTTCTTTTCTAGACTATTTTATTTtgaaccgggggtctatcggaaacaacctcttcaTCTCatctctgaggtagtggtatggattagATACACTTACCCTCTCGATACCCTTCCCAAACCCCATTTGGTGGGAGTATACTGGGTATACTGATGTTATTATTGATTATAAGGTTTTCTTTTTGTCGTTTCATTCTTGGCTGCTCTCCTCAAGCTGTCGTGGGACCGCCTATTGAAAAGGGATTTAATTGAGTCTCCTTCTCCCTTCGATGGAAAATTATACTGTACAAAAATAAGCTAAGATAGATTAATTTCTtatatctatgtatatgttgTGAAATTTCCTTGACGTAAGAGAAGTTTCTAATATGTGTTGGTGGGTAGAGGTGGTTCTAATACTGCTTTCAAGCATTGTGGTTCTGTTTGCTGATTTAGCTATTTTTAGTCGTACTCCTTTGCTTGTCGTTTTTTTTCATCCTCTTTTCTTCATTTCTTATATCATATCCTGTTGAGTGGTGGCTAGGGTGATAGATGGCGGATTAGGGTCATGTCATAGGTTGGGGTCGGGGCTGGGGTCGGGTCTAGGTTTAAGTTGAGGGTTGGGGGCTAGGGATAGTAGGGCTATGTGGTATAAAGGTTCTTCTAGGTTGAGGATTGGGTcctggaatatagggactcttcaaggtaagtctatagagctggtgaagattcttagaaagagaagCGCTAGTATAGCATGTGTCCAGGAAACTAAACGGGTAGGCACTAAGGTGAGAGATGTAGATGGATATAAGTTTTGGTACTTGGGTAGCATGAGAcatagaaatggggtaggtatcttagtacatgaagaacttaaggagtaggtggtagaggttaagagCGTCAGTGATAGGTCGATGTCTATTAAGTTTATTTTGGGAGGGTCTTCGGTGAATGTTATTATTGCTTACGCTCTGCAAATAGGTTTGgatgagaaggagaagaagggcTTTTGGGAGATGTTGGCTGAGGTGGTGAGGGGCGTCTCGAGCACTGAGAAGCTTTTTGTGGGAGGAAACTTTAATGGTCATATTGGGTCTTTTCcgagaggttatgatgatgtgcatggtggttgcAGTTTTGGGAGAGGAATGAAAGAAGAGCTCCTCTTTTGGATTTTCCTAGGgattttgggttgtggatagcgaATTCAAGCTGTCCGAATAAGGAGGATCACCTTATTCATTTCGTAGTTCAGTAtccaagactcagatagacttttttCTCCTTAAGAAGGGTGATAGAGCTTTATGTAAAGATTGTAAAGTCTTACCTAGAGAGAATATTTtgactcaacataggttgttggtcATGAACTTGGTAGTCAATAAAGGCAGAAAGAAGAGAAGTGTGGAGGCTCGGCCTAGGATTAAGTGGAAAAACTTACCTCTGGCTAGTGCTTTAGAGATGGAGGAGAAGTTGAGGAGCAAaggggcttgggagagtagagagGATGTGGATAGTATATGGGAGACGACTGCCAATTGCATTAGGGAGACCGCTAGAGAGGTGTTAGGTATCTCGAGAGGTCGATCTGGCAAACACCGAGGGGACTGATGGTGAAACGAAGAGGTGAAAAAAAAGATGGTGTAGACTAAGTTAGTTGAGAATAGGGATAATGAGGAGAGATGGACAAATAAAGAGGAATATAAGGTAGCTaagagagaggctaagttagcagttactaTGGCTAAGATAACAACTTTTTAGAGCTTGtatgcggctttagaggagaaaggcggggataaaaagttgtataggctttccaaggctagggagcggagggatcgtgaccttgaccaagtgatgtgcatcaaaggagaggatggtactgtgttggttgaggatgccctcattaggaagAGGTGGTGTCCTATTTTCTCAAACTTTTGAATGACAAGGGGGACAAAGGTTTCGTATTGGGGGACTTATAAAAATCTAAGGAGTATCACGactatggttattgtaggcgtatcaaggttgaggaggtcaaggggtATATTCGTAGGATGCATCAGAGAGAACGACGAGGCCAAATGAGATTCCAATGGATTTTTGGAATTACACTGGCGAGGCAGGTTTGGAGTAGTTGACAAGgttttttaacattatttttagggtgGCAAAGATACCTAAAGCATGGAGATGGAGTATAATGATTTtattgtataagaacaagggagacatccagagttgAACAACTATAGAGGTCTTAAGTTGTTGAGTCGTACTATAAAGGTTTGAAAAAAGGTGGTAGAGTCGAGGCTGAGAAGGAGCGTgactatctctgagaatcagttcagttttatgccAGGTCGTTCGACtactttggccattcaccttgtgaggagattagtgaaaCAGTTTCGGGAGAGGAAGAAAAACTTGAATATTGTGTTTATTAATCTCGAGAAGGCATATGATAGAGTTCTCATTGAGATTTTGTGGAGCtttttggaggctagaggggtgcctgTGGCATATACTAGATtgattcaggacatgtatgatggcacgaagactcgggtgaggacggtAGGCAGAGATTCGAAGCACTTTCtgattttgatagggttgcatcagggatagACTCTGAGCccttttttatttgtcttggtaaTGGATTTTTGATGatacatattcaaggggaggttcCATGGTGTATATTATTTGCTGATAATGTGGTACTGATTAACGAGATTCGGGGAGgatttaatgataagttggagctTTAGaaacaaacccttgagtctaaagggtttcggttgagcaggaccaagacagagtacttggagtgtaagtttagtgatatgTCGTAGGAGGCTGATGTGGTTGTGAAGTTGGACTCTCAGGCCATCCAGAAGAGGGAGATtttcaagtatctagggtctatgattcagggcaatgaTGAGATTGAAGAGGATGTGATGCatcgtattggggtagggtagttGAAATGGAGGATCACTTCAGGAGTTTTATGTGATAGGAAGGTACCCCCAAAGCTTAAAAGAAAGTTCTACGGAGTGGTGGTCCGGCCggttatgttgtatggagcggagtgttggccagttaagaactcccacatccaaaagttaaaggtggcggaGATAAGGatattgcgatggatgtgtggccatactaggaaagatagggtaaggaataagattatttgggagaaggtgggagtggcctcggtggaggataagatacgAGAAGTAAGGTTAtgttggttcgggcatgtgatgaagaGGGGCTCTAATGCTCAAatacggaggtgtgagacactggatatggatggttttaggtggggtagaggtagactgaaaaaatattggagagaggtaatTAGGCATaatatggagcaattacaacttatggaggacatgacccttaataggaaggtgtgaaggacacgaattagggtagagggttaaggGGAGAGAGTACGTCGGTAAAAATAGGGGagcgttctttatttgtgtctgaagtttcttgtttgtGCTGTTAAGTGTCGTGTATGGTTTTGGATAGctagtttttagttttatctcatggctgtagtattatcttatggcaagtgatgttagtttattttgcagattgtactagtttatatgcatttatgtttggtttggtgtttgttatactgctatcggtcctaagccgggggtctattgaaaacagcttttctacttcatctgaggtagtggtatgatctgtgtacactttaccctccctagaccccactatgtgggaatacattgggtacattgttgttgttgttgttgtagggaTTTGAGTGAGCAGGCAGTGGTACTGCTTATGACGTTGAGAATTTACATTGAGTgttcattctagtttcaaaaaaaGTGATCTAGTTTGACTTGCAtagatttgaggaaaaaaatagagTGGGAGAGACTTGCATGTCGGGCTACTACTGTATTCCGTGTAATGGTATAATGTGCACAAAAAATATGGTGTTGCATTATATAAAGGTGTAGTGACATTTCACTGAAGAAATATGAATTACACAGCTGAGTCCATCGAAAGGAAGGGATTATCCTTCTTTCGAAGCAGTTTCACCTCTTGGTTACAGTATTTACTAGATTATTTCTAGTCCATTCTCCATCtggttataaatttttttttttgtaaaaacataATCTTTAGGTTGAAATTTAATTAGCTATTTTGTTCATTCtcttatatttgaaatttaatcttAAATATTTTTGCTGCATCTGTTTTTAGGAtatattgatattctatttatctagTTCTTAAAGGTGTTCACTATCAATTTCTTCTTGAATTTTTCTCCAGGAGAAATACCCTATTTTCCTTCTACAATTTACTTCTAGTTGAAATTGCAAATtagccaaaaaagaaaagagtattGACATAGGAACCATAACAGTTAATCTTCCCAGATCCGTTAATAGATAGAAGGTTGGGATTGTTCATTTACATGTTCATCTTTTCATTTGTCATGGGAGAATGCACCTATTAAAGCTGAAAGTCAGTTATAGCTGATAGCAGGACAATATTCAAGTCAAAATTACAGCATATCTGCATATGCAATAATCTAGAAACTTCTcgtttcaaattatcaaaagttTTGGCTGGTTTCAAGAATAATTTGTTGTGTTATTTGTATAGATAATGTAACGAAATATTACTGGTATTCCTTGTCCTTTTATCTATTATCTACtatatttcttatcttataaGAAGACCAACTTATAACTTTAAAACATATGTGCCAATTTGAAGCATGTTAatttttccatatatttattttgtatcagTCGTGCAACTTCAGCTTACCTCAAAGCTTATAGAAATTCTTCATCTCAAGTATGTAACTATTGCACGTGGTAGGCCTTACAGAAAGATTTATGTACGTCCTTCTCTTTATTATTCGACCAATATTAACATGAAAGCCTAGAATTCCAGAGTAAAGTTGTAGGAAAACAATATAAAATGAGCTTATTCACTCTGTCAATGTGATTTATCATTTGATGCATGTTCCGAACATACCCTGATTACTGTTGTTAATGTGACAGGATTTTGTGAACTGTGGGATAAAAGCTTATATAACAAATGGTGGTCTTTTAACCAAAATGAATCCTCAGGCCATCATTAGGCTCTCAATAGGGTCACTGGGGTTGAGAGTTCCTGGAACATCTTTAAATGGTGCAAAATTGGGGCGAAGTGCGTTATCTTTTCCTTGTGTGTGTGAGATCCCATCTTCGAGGTTTCCCTGTGCAACAACAATAATTCCATTGGTATCTTCTCCTGAAACTACTCCAGATACTGACAATATCACCTCCAGTTTTTATCTTCAAAAATCTGATTTGAATGCGTTACTGGAACCTGGCTGTTTATTAAAGCATCATGCATGTTTAGAGATAGTTGTTTTCACATGACACAATGGAACTCACTGTGGTGTTGGTGTTAAAAGGCAGCAGATTGGGACATTTAAGTTAGAAGTATGTCCTGAGTGGGGTGATGGAAAAGCCAGTCATTCTGTTCAATGGCTGGATACACATTGGCAAGAACAAGTGGGTAAACAAAAACACTGGAGTAGAGCTTCATTTGAAAGTGAAGCTAGATCCTGATCCAAGATATATTTTCCAGTTTGAAGATAAGACGAAACTAAGTCCTCAAATTGTTCAGCTTCACGAAACTATCATGCAACCTATTTTTAGTTGCAGATTTAGCCGGTACTATTTTTGCTCTCTTATAGATGGATGAATCTTTTCTGTTTATGTTTTAAGACATTGATGAGGACTATAAATGTTGAGACAAACATTTCTTTCTTCAGGTTTTACACTTGAGTTGCTTCATCTTTAATCTCCCATATCTCTTGTTTCCTATATCATTTCTTTTGCCAAAGATGATTTTGGTCCTATTTAAATATCTTTTACTACCTTGAACATGCAGGGCATCTCCACGAGACTCATTGAGTCACCTTTGGTCCAGCTCTTTTCATGGCTCTGAACTCGACATTGGAAAAAAGAGAGGAAAGGATGGAAGGTGAAGATACATGGTCTCTCTGGCTCTGCTGTTGTAGAAGCCTTCATAACGACTCCTTTTGTGCGATCAACAGGTCGTGATTGGGTGGCTAGATCTAACCCGGGAGCTTGGTTGATTGTTTGTTCTGATGTTTGCAGGCCTAAAAGCTGGTAGCCATGTGGAAAGCTTGAAGCATGGCATGAACGTGGGATTAGACACTCCATTTGTTATCGCTTTCATCTACTATCTGAGAGTTAGGAATGTAGGGATCATCTTATGTCTGAGATCTTGATCAGCGCTGAGAAGGGTGGGGAGTTCTACATAGACACGGATAGACAGGTTCGAGCAGCATCGAGTCCATTGTGTAGTCCAAGAGGCAGAGGAGACTTTGCGACACTAAGTCCTGCAGCATGCGGGTTTGTCATGAGTTGTCAAGTGCAAGGGGAAGGGAAATACAGCAAGCCCCTTGTGAAACTTTCCATGTGACATGTAACCTATTTTGGGTTCAATAAGTATTAAAAATGTTaatggaaaatgaaggaaaaaatagttgagagaaagagagacaccaaaatggaaagtgtactcttttaagggaaagttcactaattTTCCCATATTGCTGGGAAAAGAGAACTTTGAAGTATCTATAATAAGAAGAACTTACTctacatggatagtgaggcaagaaaaaGGTGGTGCCTCATGCCGTCGTCATCGTCGTCACTCGCTCGATTCGTATTCGAATTCGAATTCAGCCAATGATAGATCGATGAGATCTGTCTTTTTGgataaatttaatccaaaattacCAAAGGGAAAAAATGCAATGAATTTTTTCTGTGTTTTTGATcttccatttatatgcatgcatgcagtggcGGAAACACTATTTTGAAATGCAGTGTAGAAGCAAATTGATGCTTcagaagggatgcaaccctttatcaaaatgacacactgattcatgaaatggtatgcctgttcggaaaagacgcattctttggacgaacagaGATGATTTTCCAGAATGGTTACACATTTTACgtaaaccattgccacctttcagaagtgGTATCTGATGGCTATGAAAAGTTTCTTTCATACACAGGTTCTGGTACGaatttttctaaatataaaaactcttcttgtcttcaaaaatattttgtttgatcaatcaaatcgttgagtgagttcaaagagaTTCCAAGTGTTTGAGGTAACGGTATAGTTGATttatttggccattttatcctgggaggaagattccataaccttgggtacagtgaggggaattattccttaaggacactccgtgaagtcgagggacttggccttaaaattttgtttcatctcatttctgaaagTTAACAtaattcttggatagattatttataatcttgtgttaaaggtgttaaggaacttcgtAAGTATTCTAGTCTttgacttgaacttgtgttgaagttattgttgcatgtatatacagattcttgtacccaaaaatattttaaataacaatcttaaggaataatacATTTTTGGaatctgtatagcttgtttttggagattaaagctttaagatttctacttcgtttgaacttaactagtgatttgaagacataaaatcttcatcacaagttaaagattaCTCGGTttacgattggaagtcataaaaacttcatcgtttaactagaaacaagaagtgtttaaagttgctacaactttttaataagtatttcgatatactaaagGTATTGTCTCGTGGTGATAGGAAAATGACGACCGATAGTCAAATGCATTATGCTGGAACGACTATGGAGGCAACTAGTATTTCCATGACGAGTCGTACTAATGCTCCGCAAGATATAGCACCAGTGGAGAAACCCAAAAAGTTCGCGGGTATTGACTTTAAGAGATAGCagcagaaaatgttcttctacctcacaactctcTATCTTCAAAGGTTCACGGTTGAGGAAGCTTCG contains:
- the LOC124886640 gene encoding uncharacterized protein LOC124886640, with the translated sequence MNLVVNKGRKKRSVEARPRIKWKNLPLASALEMEEKLRSKGAWESREDVDSIWETTANCIRETAREVLGRSTTLAIHLVRRLVKQFRERKKNLNIVFINLEKAYDRVLIEILWSFLEARGVPVAYTRLIQDMYDGTKTRVRTEADVVVKLDSQAIQKREIFKYLGSMIQGNDEIEEDVMHRIGVG